In Spirobacillus cienkowskii, a genomic segment contains:
- a CDS encoding SPFH domain-containing protein, giving the protein MNEYIFDYIIGLIAGIVFIPTVYLIIKSFTIQVENETNVLICKFGKLSKVITQPGLHLWIQKVLPWNKIYHVSLKKDFRCFEGIHVNDSRGTTIIIDLWVEFKIYSPEKALFQVENLEKFLQSVLANSATATLGTYEFKKILSSRNQVCAVLKENIKNEAERWGLSIDFIFISKLSLLQDVSQQLMDTIAAQLEKTKADVEEAGRLDAQILEAETASKVASLVAEARGQYSLSVSRAYKKLSNNYKLLEAYKRLYELSLLKPHRTVAFHGFSEHEVKSMEAAMTLPPPFDDGSNSEGAQKSLTLNSTYAKDFNSSRKI; this is encoded by the coding sequence ATGAATGAATATATTTTTGATTATATCATTGGATTAATTGCAGGGATTGTTTTTATTCCAACTGTTTATTTAATTATTAAATCTTTTACTATTCAAGTTGAAAATGAAACAAACGTGTTAATATGTAAGTTTGGTAAACTCTCTAAAGTTATTACCCAACCAGGACTTCATTTATGGATTCAAAAAGTTTTACCATGGAATAAAATTTACCATGTTTCTTTAAAAAAAGATTTTCGCTGCTTTGAGGGTATTCATGTAAACGATAGTCGTGGTACTACGATAATAATTGATCTTTGGGTCGAATTTAAGATTTATTCACCAGAAAAGGCTTTGTTTCAAGTTGAAAATTTAGAAAAATTTTTACAAAGTGTTCTTGCAAATTCTGCCACTGCTACACTAGGGACTTACGAATTTAAAAAAATTCTGAGTAGTAGAAATCAAGTGTGCGCCGTATTAAAAGAAAATATTAAAAACGAAGCAGAACGCTGGGGACTCTCAATTGATTTTATTTTTATTAGTAAACTCAGCTTACTCCAAGATGTATCGCAACAGCTCATGGACACAATTGCTGCACAACTTGAAAAAACAAAAGCAGACGTAGAAGAAGCAGGACGCCTAGATGCTCAAATTTTAGAGGCAGAAACTGCTTCAAAAGTTGCGAGCCTTGTTGCCGAAGCACGAGGACAATATAGCTTAAGTGTCAGTAGAGCCTATAAAAAATTATCTAATAATTATAAACTATTAGAAGCTTACAAAAGACTCTATGAATTGTCGTTACTGAAGCCTCATCGCACTGTTGCGTTTCACGGTTTCTCAGAACATGAAGTCAAATCTATGGAAGCTGCTATGACACTACCTCCCCCATTTGACGATGGGTCAAACTCGGAAGGAGCACAAAAATCTTTGACTCTTAATTCGACGTATGCAAAAGATTTCAATTCATCAAGAAAAATATAG
- a CDS encoding SPFH domain-containing protein encodes MFDTIILSFTIGIFLFLIYSLKKCFFQVNEGNIAILKNFGKAISINNSPNNLKIYKPGLHFKKPWQKTVKISVMEQIVELSGTDGDTMAMASDGTLLRIDAKLRFIPSLKDLYALIFSMENPLEHTKGLFTCILHQEISCFENKKSNNNDHTHELTNVGSYAAIRRDRGLLNKHIQEFCSSKLGNTYGIQFENVDVTDILPPDELAQSLNAVINAQSEAQRLYALTEGVCEQRIMAAKKGIDIAKSKAKATEVDIETMAKILEQLQNAGTLNCYIERRQAEVFAESRISYVKRPL; translated from the coding sequence ATGTTCGATACTATTATTTTAAGCTTTACTATTGGTATTTTTCTCTTTTTAATTTATTCATTAAAAAAATGTTTTTTTCAAGTTAATGAAGGAAATATTGCAATTCTTAAAAATTTTGGCAAGGCAATTTCTATAAATAACTCACCAAATAATTTAAAAATTTATAAACCAGGTTTACATTTTAAAAAACCTTGGCAAAAAACAGTAAAAATTTCTGTAATGGAACAAATTGTTGAGCTTTCAGGCACAGATGGCGACACTATGGCTATGGCATCAGATGGCACTTTATTAAGAATCGATGCAAAATTACGGTTTATTCCAAGTTTAAAAGATTTATATGCATTAATTTTTTCTATGGAAAATCCTCTTGAACATACTAAAGGATTATTTACCTGTATTCTTCATCAAGAAATAAGCTGCTTTGAAAACAAAAAATCAAATAATAATGATCATACGCACGAATTAACAAATGTTGGATCTTATGCTGCAATTCGCAGAGATAGAGGATTATTAAACAAACATATTCAAGAATTTTGTAGTTCAAAATTGGGAAATACGTATGGTATTCAGTTTGAAAATGTTGATGTTACCGATATTTTACCCCCAGATGAACTTGCTCAATCTCTAAACGCAGTCATTAACGCACAAAGTGAAGCGCAACGACTCTATGCCCTAACAGAAGGAGTCTGTGAACAAAGAATTATGGCAGCCAAAAAAGGGATTGATATTGCCAAATCCAAAGCCAAAGCAACTGAAGTAGATATTGAAACTATGGCAAAAATTTTAGAACAATTGCAAAATGCTGGAACATTGAATTGTTATATTGAAAGACGTCAAGCAGAAGTCTTTGCTGAATCTAGAATTTCTTATGTAAAGAGGCCATTATGA